A stretch of the Medicago truncatula cultivar Jemalong A17 chromosome 5, MtrunA17r5.0-ANR, whole genome shotgun sequence genome encodes the following:
- the LOC11436413 gene encoding pentatricopeptide repeat-containing protein At2g30780 isoform X1, with product MQGGLRSFLSDRNVIKNAVLQRVCMVNPLLQPVAFSRFESATPARIEEHGFESTTISDILQGKGKGADGSRLWCTTDDTVYDAVKSMTQNNAGALVVVKPGEEKSIAGIITERGTKCSHSYPSPSTMKHFWRFTLKASKSSKFNELHTLSNPTFIKQYSNSNTPQNPNKVLDLVSFLKPSTSIPNPESTEQIPNHVLDLVSLFKPPNQEDKVAILTKDLICVASDSVRVSSILDQNSEYLIGSHPVYIQLLNQLNSKPSLLLEVINWRRKRKLSFSDACRNSMHAHEYSKGIKAAGRSRNIDLAVELFKEAEFKGLKITSTYNALMGAYMFNGLSDKCYSLFLDMKKDPTCYPSVATYNIVISVFGRLMLTDHMEATFKEMNELPLAPNISTYNYLIGGYISTWMWGDMERVFQVLNSGPVEPNVKTYLLMIRGYAHLGNLEKMEKIYSLVKDNVNDIPIIRVMICAYCKSSDADKMNKVKALLKLIPEKEYRPWLNVLLIKLYAEENCLEEMDNAINEAFKRRTVVTTMGIMRCIITAYFRNNAIESLEKFTIRSVLAGWRMCYSLYHSKLVMYGSQKNLREMQNVLEEMDSVNMQRTKKTLWIMYKAYWSCGQRSLVLKILGQMFKHGHEVPIDAFPS from the exons ATGCAAGGAGGATTGCGATCATTTTTGTCAGACAGGAATGTCATTAAAAATGCTGTTTTGCAACGAGTCTGCATGGTGAATCCCCTGTTGCAGCCAGTTGCCTTTTCACGGTTTGAGTCTGCTACACCTGCTCGTATTGAGGAGCATGGTTTCGAGAGCACCACAATTTCAGACATCTTGCAAGGAAAAGGTAAAGGCGCTGATGGTTCCCGGCTTTGGTGCACCACAGATGACACTGTTTATGATGCTGTGAAATCG ATGACACAAAACAATGCTGGAGCTTTGGTGGTCGTGAAACCAGGGGAGGAGAAATCAATTGCTGGAATTATTACAGAAAGAGGTACCAAATGTTCACACAGTTATCCTTCACCATCAACAATGAAACATTTTTGGAGATTCACTTTGAAAGCATCAAAATCTTCCAAATTCAACGAATTGCATACCCTTTCAAATCCCACATTCATCAAACAATATTCGAATTCGAATACGCCGCAAAATCCAAACAAGGTCTTAGACCTAGTTTCATTTCTCAAACCTTCAACATCCATTCCAAATCCAGAATCCACCGAACAAATACCAAACCACGTCTTAGACCTTGTTTCATTGTTCAAACCTCCAAATCAAGAGGACAAAGTCGCAATTTTGACGAAAGATTTGATTTGTGTAGCTTCTGATTCTGTTAGGGTTTCATCTATTTTGGATCAGAATTCTGAATATTTGATTGGATCTCACCCTGTTTATATTCAACTTTTGAATCAATTGAATTCAAAACCTTCCCTTTTACTTGAG GTGATTAATTGGAGAAGGAAGCGAAAGCTATCTTTTTCTGATGCTTGCAGGAATTCCATGCATGCACATGAGTATTCAAAGGGCATTAAAGCGGCAGGAAGATCTAGGAATATTGATCTTGCTGTGGAGCTATTTAAGGAGGCAGAATTTAAGGGTTTGAAGATAACCAGCACTTACAATGCACTAATGGGTGCTTATATGTTCAATGGTCTTTCTGATAAATGCTACTCTTTGTTTCTCGACATGAAAAAGGATCCAACTTGCTATCCTTCTGTTGCTACGTACAATATTGTTATATCTGTTTTTGGTCGCTTGATGCTCACTGATCACATGGAAGCAACATTTAAGGAGATGAACGAGTTACCCCTTGCACCTAATATATCCacttataattatttaattggtgGATATATCTCCACTTGGATGTGGGGTGATATGGAGAGAGTTTTTCAAGTGTTAAATTCAGGCCCTGTTGAGCCTAATGTGAAAACTTACCTGTTAATGATTCGTGGTTATGCACACTTGGGTAATCTGGAGAAGATGGAAAAGATATATTCGCTGGTAAAGGATAATGTAAACGACATACCAATTATCAGGGTTATGATATGTGCCTATTGTAAAAGTTCTGATGCAGATAAAATGAATAAAGTAAAGGCGTTGTTAAAGTTGATCCCTGAAAAAGAATACAGGCCATGGTtaaatgtgttgttgattaagcTTTATGCCGAGGAAAACTGTTTGGAGGAAATGGATAATGCAATAAATGAGGCATTTAAGCGCAGAACCGTTGTAACGACCATGGGTATTATGAGGTGCATAATTACAGCTTATTTTCGGAACAATGCGATAGAAAGCCTTGAAAAATTCACCATACGTTCTGTACTTGCAGGGTGGAGAATGTGCTACTCCTTATATCATTCTAAGCTGGTCATGTATGGTTCACAAAAGAACCTTAGAGAAATGCAAAATGTCCTTGAGGAAATGGATAGCGTCAACATGCAACGCACCAAGAAAACACTGTGGATAATGTACAAAGCTTACTGGAGTTGTGGTCAGAGATCcttggttttgaaaatattgGGACAAATGTTCAAGCATGGTCATGAAGTTCCCATTGATGCATTTCCATCATAA
- the LOC11436413 gene encoding pentatricopeptide repeat-containing protein At2g30780 isoform X2, whose protein sequence is MQGGLRSFLSDRNVIKNAVLQRVCMVNPLLQPVAFSRFESATPARIEEHGFESTTISDILQGKGKGADGSRLWCTTDDTVYDAVKSMTQNNAGALVVVKPGEEKSIAGIITERGTKCSHSYPSPSTMKHFWRFTLKASKSSKFNELHTLSNPTFIKQYSNSNTPQNPNKVLDLVSFLKPSTSIPNPESTEQIPNHVLDLVSLFKPPNQEDKVAILTKDLICVASDSVRVSSILDQNSEYLIGSHPVYIQLLNQLNSKPSLLLEVINWRRKRKLSFSDACRNSMHAHEYSKGIKAAGRSRNIDLAVELFKEAEFKGLKITSTYNALMGAYMFNGLSDKCYSLFLDMKKDPTCYPSVATYNIVISVFGRLMLTDHMEATFKEMNELPLAPNISTYNYLIGGYISTWMWGDMERVFQVLNSGPVEPNVKTYLLMIRGYAHLGNLEKMEKIYSLVKDNVNDIPIIRVMICAYCKSSDADKMNKVKALLKLIPEKEYRPWLNVLLIKLYAEENCLEEMDNAINEAFKRRTVVTTMGIMRVENVLLLISF, encoded by the exons ATGCAAGGAGGATTGCGATCATTTTTGTCAGACAGGAATGTCATTAAAAATGCTGTTTTGCAACGAGTCTGCATGGTGAATCCCCTGTTGCAGCCAGTTGCCTTTTCACGGTTTGAGTCTGCTACACCTGCTCGTATTGAGGAGCATGGTTTCGAGAGCACCACAATTTCAGACATCTTGCAAGGAAAAGGTAAAGGCGCTGATGGTTCCCGGCTTTGGTGCACCACAGATGACACTGTTTATGATGCTGTGAAATCG ATGACACAAAACAATGCTGGAGCTTTGGTGGTCGTGAAACCAGGGGAGGAGAAATCAATTGCTGGAATTATTACAGAAAGAGGTACCAAATGTTCACACAGTTATCCTTCACCATCAACAATGAAACATTTTTGGAGATTCACTTTGAAAGCATCAAAATCTTCCAAATTCAACGAATTGCATACCCTTTCAAATCCCACATTCATCAAACAATATTCGAATTCGAATACGCCGCAAAATCCAAACAAGGTCTTAGACCTAGTTTCATTTCTCAAACCTTCAACATCCATTCCAAATCCAGAATCCACCGAACAAATACCAAACCACGTCTTAGACCTTGTTTCATTGTTCAAACCTCCAAATCAAGAGGACAAAGTCGCAATTTTGACGAAAGATTTGATTTGTGTAGCTTCTGATTCTGTTAGGGTTTCATCTATTTTGGATCAGAATTCTGAATATTTGATTGGATCTCACCCTGTTTATATTCAACTTTTGAATCAATTGAATTCAAAACCTTCCCTTTTACTTGAG GTGATTAATTGGAGAAGGAAGCGAAAGCTATCTTTTTCTGATGCTTGCAGGAATTCCATGCATGCACATGAGTATTCAAAGGGCATTAAAGCGGCAGGAAGATCTAGGAATATTGATCTTGCTGTGGAGCTATTTAAGGAGGCAGAATTTAAGGGTTTGAAGATAACCAGCACTTACAATGCACTAATGGGTGCTTATATGTTCAATGGTCTTTCTGATAAATGCTACTCTTTGTTTCTCGACATGAAAAAGGATCCAACTTGCTATCCTTCTGTTGCTACGTACAATATTGTTATATCTGTTTTTGGTCGCTTGATGCTCACTGATCACATGGAAGCAACATTTAAGGAGATGAACGAGTTACCCCTTGCACCTAATATATCCacttataattatttaattggtgGATATATCTCCACTTGGATGTGGGGTGATATGGAGAGAGTTTTTCAAGTGTTAAATTCAGGCCCTGTTGAGCCTAATGTGAAAACTTACCTGTTAATGATTCGTGGTTATGCACACTTGGGTAATCTGGAGAAGATGGAAAAGATATATTCGCTGGTAAAGGATAATGTAAACGACATACCAATTATCAGGGTTATGATATGTGCCTATTGTAAAAGTTCTGATGCAGATAAAATGAATAAAGTAAAGGCGTTGTTAAAGTTGATCCCTGAAAAAGAATACAGGCCATGGTtaaatgtgttgttgattaagcTTTATGCCGAGGAAAACTGTTTGGAGGAAATGGATAATGCAATAAATGAGGCATTTAAGCGCAGAACCGTTGTAACGACCATGGGTATTATGAG GGTGGAGAATGTGCTACTCCTTATATCATTCTAA